In one Alnus glutinosa chromosome 12, dhAlnGlut1.1, whole genome shotgun sequence genomic region, the following are encoded:
- the LOC133852043 gene encoding kinesin-like protein KIN-14U, with translation MFLSAEEEQISLPSENVRESLKSSPMGSNPDSLDGISPVSESHNAPSIPAIYTDVNVVPEHEKIELKQFILNLEGEIELLRLKQRSLDEKRKEALNKILDIKGSIRALCRVRPFLLTDKGNIREYIVTGSENIVVKLGGIRKEFEFNKVFLQEASQEDVFVEVEPILKSAVDGHNVCVLAYGQTGTGKTFTMDGTNEKPGILPRALKELFHQASMNSPYSLTFSMSMLEVYMSNLRDLLVPKPSCRAYEASTKCNLTIQTDSKGFVEIEGLTDVPIPDLATARWWYTKGRSVRSTSWTNVNEASSRSHCLTRITIYRRWDASEAKAEVSKLWMVDLGGSERLLKTGAAGLTLDEGRAINLSLSALGDVIAALRKKRGHVPYRNSKLTQILKDSLGDGSKVLMLVLVSPCEKDVGETICSLSFAKRARGIESNRELPDELKKQREKRIMLLKEDMREAEEECQKVRNQIQKAEILLSENKRLLSTTYRLLEDEAKTPMSPKEDLKEAIGTPPTSKKDIKRNLCNSRPHFMTPTVASRQRQSAVEKEVVGRARSLRSGTRSLIQLSASQSHSYMDPRFKAILRNSNRKSRHAETTKLLRESPKCYDLDSKVDRLPQSKMVTSSDPNLRVTLGHRRRRSDLI, from the exons ATGTTCCTTTCCGCTGAGGAAGAACAGATCTCATTGCCTTCAGAAAATGTAAGGGAGTCCTTGAAATCATCCCCTATGGGATCAAACCCAGATTCCCTTGATGGGATCTCACCGGTTTCTGAATCGCACAATGCGCCATCAATTCCGGCCATCTATACTGATGTCAATGTCGTTCCTGAGCACGAAAAGATCGAGCTTAAGCAGTTTATATTGAATCTAGAAG GGGAGATTGAACTGCTGAGGCTGAAGCAGAGGTCTCTGGATGAGAAGCGGAAAGAAGCATTGAATAAGATATTAGACATCAAAG GCAGCATTCGGGCACTTTGTCGAGTTCGACCATTCTTATTGACAGACAAGGGAAATATTCGTGAATATATTGTAACTGGGTCGGAGAATATTGTGGTTAAGTTGGGTGGAATAAGGAAAGAATTCGAGTTCAATAAGGTTTTCCTACAAGAAGCAAGCCAAG AGGATGTTTTTGTTGAGGTGGAACCAATCCTCAAATCTGCAGTTGATGGGCACAATGTATGTGTCCTAGCTTACGGCCAAACAGGCACAGGGAAGACATTTACAATG GATGGCACAAATGAGAAACCAGGAATTCTTCCCCGTGCCCTGAAAGAGCTCTTCCATCAAGCCTCTATGAATAGCCCATATTCTCTAACATTTTCAATGAGTATGTTGGAGGTTTACATGAGTAATCTTAGAGATCTGCTGGTTCCAAAGCCATCCTGTAGAGCATATGAAGCTTCAACAAAATG CAACCTCACCATTCAAACAGATTCAAAGGGATTTGTGGAAATTGAGGGTCTCACAGATGTTCCAATTCCAGATCTTGCTACTGCCAGATGGTGGTACACTAAGGGGAGAAGTGTCAGATCCACTTCTTGGACTAATGTTAATGAGGCCTCTAGCAGGTCACACTG CTTAACGAGGATCACCATTTATCGACGTTGGGATGCTTCGGAAGCTAAAGCAGAAGTAAGCAAACTGTGGATGGTTGATCTCGGAGGAAGTGAGCGACTACTGAAAACAGGAGCTGCCGGACTGACTCTTGATGAAGGAAGGGCCATAAATCTCTCTCTTTCGGCTTTAGGTGATGTTATTGCtgctttgaggaagaagagggGCCATGTGCCTTACAG AAATAGCAAGCTAACTCAAATCCTCAAAGATTCCTTGG GTGATGGTTCGAAGGTTTTAATGCTTGTGCTTGTAAGCCCATGTGAAAAAGATGTTGGAGAGACAATCTGTTCTTTGAGCTTTGCAAAGAGAGCAAGAGGAATAGAGTCCAATCGAGAACTACCAGAT GAATTGAAgaagcaaagagaaaaaaggatCATGTTGCTCAAAGAGGACATGAGAGAAGCTGAAGAAGAATGTCAGAAAGTTAGGAATCAAATACAGAAGGCTGAAATCCTGTTAAGTGAAAACAAAAGGCTACTCTCAACTACTTATAGGCTTCTTGAAGATGAAGCGAAGACCCCCATGAGCCCCAAAGAAGATTTGAAAGAAGCTATTGGAACACCTCCAACGTCCAAGAAAGATATTAAAAGAAATCTTTGTAATTCTCGGCCTCATTTCATGACTCCCACTGTGGCCAGTCGCCAAAGGCAAAGTGCTGTTGAAAAAGAGGTTGTAGGAAGAGCAAGAAGTTTGCGATCAGGGACTAGAAGTTTGATCCAGCTTTCAGCTTCCCAGTCACATAGTTATATGGATCCTCGTTTCAAGGCGATTTTACGAAATTCAAATAGAAAATCACGACATGCTGAGACGACTAAACTCCTCAGAGAGAGTCCGAAATGCTATGACTTGGATTCGAAAGTAGACCGCTTGCCGCAAAGCAAGATGGTCACTTCATCAGATCCAAACTTGAGAGTTACACTTGGCCATAGAAGAAGAAGGTCTGATCTAATCTAG